One region of Leptidea sinapis chromosome 10, ilLepSina1.1, whole genome shotgun sequence genomic DNA includes:
- the LOC126966470 gene encoding tudor domain-containing 6-like isoform X4 — protein MASPSGMQRSFNLYVTHLDADGYFLKISGQLDHQSSLIVETLFEAARADLENGVGAAPPAAIREGIICAAKYKDGIYYRAKVINTSDLATGLVGVQFIDYGNKDIISLNTIRFLDKYDPLFLQIPGQATDYYISRLMHLGGRWDEPLLMKLQTLVCYAEYPATIEAQTRTLPLVAILFKGTDLSTHIAANRMGAFIPLPKQDMLLSQMTECHQGSNWSPSVLNQQTYTEHVPFLINQNFPNPATAMRLNQQMTLPCNISPQHSVISQSLLVNRASRNAVNLRAPARQPQHITAKNPQHTLTAVPPTNAVPPKPSSPKKSTTYKSRLLEVNSQHKVFVSYADEGPELFAIQMVSDANLLQNMMDEINRRPHKSLAEPPMIGTVCLGRMSGDRIICRAIVMNLSGSQCKLFFVDFGDTEMVSYYDIFDIPEEFVKPNVFAMRFCLSGVKKLEKSPHLNKTFKQLVNGNILTLRVVAPEGPPLIQYGELYLDNKNVLELLMANMKDNLQFKWMEMLSLGTRHSVLVSYVDSCIKFYVQLSEKIDELNAVMEAVKVHCEHSSSPGPLPVGAVCCARFPDDDNWYRAMVRHTQGEQVVVAYVDYGNEQEVNVSDLRTITPGLIQLPAQALKCALKGFENKPVETKTSNQLEMLALEKTLTMTIDGFLSKDTMLVSLVDDTVSPLLDIARRMNQLSQPRGSVPHEKTTQVRRDTPGSSIGSHEDSVPDDPHRSGFRREKSFRDERKSREDGFSHRGSSFRARDHMESFDTSAPGHHSDKFAKPDRRGKPWENQTPNPAPAGDDWEESPPLRQSRDNNRERKKDGKQKGWKKESSVGRRLQQARDAANSAHASPPATPPGDIKRRDRFSHDGFNKFDTNRSDRRDNRGDRRDNWGDKKENWGDIKNESCEEKKEGWNQKREPRDNITEIGGDGNERFYRSDKNEKYNRGDRNEIFYQGDKNERFNRGDKNERFNRGDRNDGSDRRGRSDRGGRGGRSNFTRRDRPERSCGSDSDKRSERSYRTDDRGGRGSRDRYKKNPFQYKELANPVPLDSNFTEPAMELGSQHEASVTWIISPENFYTQLLSQHSKFLEMMHKIPEMYKGVKFHTGNVGVGNSVLARYPVDGVLYRAVIVSVEPFSKYIVQYIDFGNEQLVDAKDIWQLDQELMELPKMAVHCSLAGVVPVDGEWMANPDIDLCFSAPRYQCIFHECMDDRFKVSLWNNSVSVADMLVEKQLASVSEHQSPVALTDEPIDLTIIIGQQILCRVTHVESYDKFYVQLDLEKARLVERAIDEYDTAQLTPLSAERVAPGSHCVVRGADQTRRAILADVSDVAITAVLPDYGNTVTVTVDNLMVLPPELSLYYYQSLECCLHNYDEGSKPLVALDELRTQLAGNKVIMYINDVDGIRLMSTLYEPVTGKKIAIFEPDPDAYDEVTPLCPSAVFNYNFGMAYVSHVESLNEVYLLKATDSDSIAAFLDLMYQFYEEGTPEALETCEVGDFCAAKSSDGNWYRATIVSIADDEVTVQFPDYGNTERVHKDALRKLDTKFFEPCYFVIVAGLNLVACNDNAIEKLREWTTEKEVEVTLAFGNDGWLARLHLDGVDLTVKLVNENLATPKPATKESPEEAVLSQPISVPVGCTQVYISHIDTPGQFWLQMSDKVDKIEEIQAELQANFESYADIDNREMGTLCAAKYSADDQWYRAEILDADSDITTVRFIDYGNTDVLDNQPGLIKVIPDNMKEIERYAIKASVNAVPTGTGQWSEPTSDYFTQLVGDLSNPVDALIVLKDVTTYVDVYVNGQNLTDQLVSEGHATKSDKDECGDLPSCFASHVNSPSEFWLQLESATFELQAMEAAMVDAENFPPLETKEEGVLCAALYPEDGAWYRAQVIVDGSEGTEVLFMDYGNASITGELRNLPDELKIKPALSRKCALQKPRDIKWSQKSEVKFNELAAEGATIFNVQFIASGDVSIVDLFLGGKSVTEELLGLCEEHPLVRLTPVGQDTWATGKICYLNSLKEIYIHLDDSVTNIDKVTEVLAGGEEFEPVSELKVGSICAALWTEDEQWYRVRILEFGDVGAHVQFIDYGNKAKCENFRQLPEEILGFEPLAKCCRLCCVEDAMNEETKLRIDDLVAELTTFQIEFLDSITDPPLVKLLIDGVDIISVLNDKPCTEPQESCYDVDNTAEESGSIFNELEASKLNLNESICSMETFVENKTLIVDIKDACLESEMYSLALDHQISSETLLISVEEDKLDESIKLEKQLSTGKTKELNETRTIIESCINEIAKECNISADTVESKDTIKEESDVNVTRESHTKHDFVILKDHYSTLKPVESYDAGKTEKSSVHEIPKHHNDSADTENSQVINKYESHVKVNNDGENENAVEYLESEMNVLGPVRETSSETSNNFEDTVTGAADRSHISLEEENLDVSKKIEYQQGKENFVESNETGKIKESNMVTVEKLHVRVNNDVENEKITKDSVECLESEMNSLAPVSETSSETLNERIENVELNETGKIKESNSVTVGTFKVTTYNNGENETKIKDAVECLESEMNAFAQVSKPSDNFDDTVTRASDEVDEENLDHAIKLENQQGKDNTVESYETVKIKDSNTLTVETSDARAYNNSENEKKIKDAVECLESEMNSFTPVSNPSDNLDDTIPRAADRRYISVVEENLDDSIKLEYQQGKENIVETNETGKIKESNIVNNDVENEKITRDSLECLESEIYSLGPVSETSSETLNNFDDTGTCAADKKQISLQEEKLDDSIK, from the exons ATGGCGTCACCATCAGGAATGCAGAGATCATTTAACCTTTACGTTACCCATTTGGATGCTGAtggttattttttaaaaataagtggaCAATTAGACCATCAATCTTCGTTGATAGTTGAAACTCTGTTTGAAGCAGCTCGGGCGGACCTAGAAAATGGTGTCGGAGCAGCGCCGCCGGCAGCTATTCGCGAAGGTATAATTTGTGCGGCAAAATACAAAGATGGGATATACTACAGAGCCAAAGTAATAAATACATCTGATTTGGCCACTGGATTAGTCGGAGTGCAATTTATTGATTAcggaaataaagatattatttcgcTAAACACAATACGATTTCTAGATAAATACGATCCTCTGTTTTTACAAATACCAGGTCAAGCCACTGATTATTATATTTCTAGACTTATGCATTTAGGTGGACGTTGGGACGAACCACTTTTAATGAAACTACAGACTTTAGTTTGCTATGCTGAATATCCAGCAACAATAGAAGCTCAAACAAGGACACTACCTTTAgttgcaattttatttaaaggtaCTGATTTATCTACACATATTGCAGCTAATAGAATGGGGGCCTTTATACCACTGCCTAAGCAAGATATGTTGTTATCACAAATGACAGAATGCCATCAGGGCTCTAATTGGTCTCCAAGTGTACTGAATCAACAAACATATACAGAACATGTGCcgtttttaataaatcaaaactTCCCAAACCCAGCCACAGCAATGAGGTTGAATCAGCAAATGACATTACCATGTAACATATCACCCCAACATTCAGTCATAAGTCAAAGCCTTTTAGTTAATAGGGCATCCAGAAATGCTGTGAATCTCCGTGCACCAGCTAGGCAGCCACAACATATCACAGCAAAAAACCCACAGCATACATTGACAGCCGTACCACCGACAAATGCCGTACCACCAAAACCATCATCACCAAAAAAATCCACTACATATAAGAGTAGACTTCTGGAAGTAAACTCACAGCATAAGGTATTTGTGTCATATGCAGACGAAGGTCCTGAGTTATTTGCTATTCAAATGGTTTCTGATGCAAATTTACTTCAGAATATGATGGATGAAATAAATCGCAGGCCACATAAAAGTTTGGCAGAGCCACCAATGATTGGGACAGTATGTCTTGGAAGAATGTCTGGTGACAGAATTATATGTAGAGCAATTGTCATGAATCTCTCAGGGTCGCAGTGTAAACTTTTCTTTGTTGATTTTGGAGATACAGAAATGGTGTCCTACtatgatatatttgatatacCTGAAGAGTTTGTGAAACCAAATGTATTTGCAATGAGGTTCTGCTTGTCTGGGGTGAAAAAATTAGAAAAGAGCCCCCActtgaataaaacatttaagcAGCTTGTTAATGGAAATATATTAACATTAAGAGTTGTGGCACCAGAGGGCCCACCTTTGATTCAATATGGAGAGCTGTATTTGGATAACAAGAATGTTCTAGAATTGTTAATGGCAAATATGAAAGACAATTTGCAGTTCAAGTGGATGGAAATGTTAAGCCTTGGTACAAGACATTCAGTTCTTGTTTCTTATGTAGAtagttgtataaaattttatgtccaATTATCTGAAAAGATAGATGAATTGAATGCAGTAATGGAGGCTGTGAAAGTTCATTGTGAGCATAGTTCTTCTCCTGGTCCTCTGCCTGTTGGAGCTGTGTGTTGTGCTAGGTTTCCTGATGATGACAACTGGTACAGGGCAATGGTACGACATACTCAAGGTGAACAAGTGGTTGTAGCATATGTGGATTATGGAAACGAACAAGAAGTTAATGTTTCCGATCTGAGAACTATTACACCGGGTTTGATTCAGCTGCCTGCTCAAGCCTTGAAGTGTGCActgaag GGTTTCGAGAATAAACCAGTAGAAACAAAGACATCAAATCAGTTGGAAATGCTTGCCCTGGAGAAGACATTGACCATGACCATAGATGGTTTTCTGTCAAAAGATACAATGTTGGTGTCTCTGGTGGACGACACTGTCAGTCCTCTGTTAGATATTGCGAGGAGGATGAACCAGCTGTCTCAACCAAGGGGCAGTGTCCCTCATGAG AAAACAACACAAGTCCGCAGAGATACACCAGGAAGTAGCATTGGCTCTCATGAAGATAGTGTTCCTGATGACCCTCATAGGTCTGGCTTTCGGAGAGAGAAGAGTTTTAGAGATGAGAGAAAATCGAGGGAGGATGGCTTTTCCCACAGGGGAAGCAGTTTTCGTGCAAG GGATCACATGGAGAGTTTCGATACATCGGCCCCGGGACATCACAGTGACAAATTCGCCAAGCCCGACAG ACGCGGCAAGCCCTGGGAGAACCAGACACCGAACCCCGCGCCCGCCGGCGACGACTGGGAGGAATCTCCACCGCTGCGCCAGAGCAGAGACAACAACAGGGAAAG AAAGAAAGACGGGAAACAGAAGGGATGGAAGAAGGAGAGCAGCGTGGGGCGACGCCTCCAGCAGGCGAGGGACGCGGCCAACAGTGCGCATGCGTCACCGCCGGCCACGCCCCCGGGAGACATAAAGCGACG TGATCGATTCAGTCATGACGGGTTTAACAAATTTGACACAAATAGATCTGATAGGCGTGATAATCGTGGAGATAGGAGAGACAATTGGGgtgataaaaaagaaaattgggGAGATATCAAAAATGAAAGTTGTGAAGAAAAGAAGGAAGGGTGGAATCAGAAGAGGGAGCCAAGAGATAATATAACTGAAATAGGGGGAGATGGAAATGAAAGATTCTACCGAAgtgataaaaatgaaaaatacaaCCGTGGTGACAGAAATGAAATATTCTACCAAGGTGATAAAAATGAACGATTCAACCGAGGTGATAAAAATGAAAGATTCAACCGAGGTGATAGAAACGACGGATCTGATAGGAGAGGAAGGTCTGACAGAGGTGGCAGGGGAGGACGTAGCAATTTCACACGAAGAGACAGGCCCGAACGATCATGTGGCTCAGACAGTGATAAAAGATCTGAAAGAAGCTATCGCACCGATGACAGAGGTGGTAGGGGCAGTCGCGatcgttataaaaaaaatccgttCCAATATAAAGAATTAGCGAACCCTGTACCTTTGGATTCAAACTTTACGGAACCCGCAATGGAACTTGGCTCACAACATGAAGCTTCAGTCACTTGGATTATATCACCCGAGAATTTTTATACACAGCTGCTATCCCAACACTCGAAGTTTTTGGAAATGATGCACAAAATCCCAGAGATGTACAAAGGCGTTAAATTTCATACCGGAAACGTTGGTGTTGGTAACTCTGTTCTGGCAAGATATCCCGTTGACGGGGTGTTATACAGAGCTGTCATTGTGTCTGTTGAACCTTTCTCGAAATATATAGTTCAATACATAGACTTTGGTAACGAACAACTAGTAGATGCCAAAGATATCTGGCAACTGGACCAAGAATTGATGGAACTGCCTAAAATGGCGGTTCATTGCTCTTTAGCCGGTGTGGTGCCGGTAGATGGAGAATGGATGGCGAATCCAGATATAGATTTGTGCTTCAGTGCTCCTCGATATCAATGTATCTTCCACGAATGTATGGATGATCGATTTAAAGTTTCTCTGTGGAATAATAGTGTCAGTGTCGCCGATATGCTTGTGGAAAAACAGTTGGCTTCAGTCTCAGAACATCAATCTCCTGTCGCATTAACGG ATGAACCGATAGACCTGACTATCATAATAGGGCAGCAGATATTGTGCCGAGTGACCCACGTGGAGTCATACGACAAGTTCTATGTTCAGCTGGATTTGGAAAAGGCGAGACTTGTGGAGCGCGCCATCGACGAATATGACACGGCTCAG CTCACGCCGCTCAGCGCGGAGCGCGTGGCGCCCGGCTCGCACTGCGTCGTGCGCGGGGCGGACCAGACACGCCGCGCCATCTTGGCCGACGTGAGTGACGTGGCCATCACCGCAGTGCTGCCGGACTACGGGAACACCGTCACCGTGACTGTGGACAAT CTTATGGTTCTGCCGCCGGAGCTGAGCCTGTACTACTACCAGTCACTGGAGTGTTGTCTCCACAACTACGACGAGGGCTCCAAGCCGCTGGTAGCACTAGACGAGCTCAGGACTCAGCTCGCAGGGAACAAGGTCATCATGTACATTAACGATGTTGACGGAATTAG GTTGATGTCAACTCTATACGAACCCGTGACCGGCAAAAAAATAGCCATATTTGAGCCTGATCCGGACGCTTATGACGAGGTGACTCCGTTGTGCCCGAGCGCAGTGTTCAATTACAACTTCGGTATGGCGTACGTGTCGCACGTCGAAAGTCTCAACGAAGTATATTTGCTGAAGGCCACGGACAGCGATAGCATCGCGGCGTTCCTGGACTTAATGTACCAGTTCTACGAGGAAG gtACACCTGAAGCCTTAGAAACATGCGAAGTGGGTGATTTTTGTGCGGCGAAATCATCAGACGGCAACTGGTATCGAGCTACTATTGTCAGTATCGCAGACGATGAGGTCACGGTGCAGTTCCCAGACTATGGCAACACAGAAAGAGTCCACAAAGATGCTCTCAGAAAACTAGATACAAAGTTCTTCGAGCCATGTTATTTCGTGATTGTGGCGGGACTTAATCTAGTTGCTTGCAATGATAACGCGATAGAGAAACTGCGTGAATGGACCACGGAAAAGGAAGTTGAAGTCACTTTGGCTTTTGGAAACGACGGCTGGCTTGCAAGGCTCCATTTAGACGGTGTAGATTTAACTGTAAAACTTGTTAACGAAAACTTAGCCACGCCGAAACCAGCTACAAAAGAGTCACCAGAAGAAGCAGTTTTATCTCAACCTATATCAGTCCCGGTTGGCTGCACACAAGTTTACATCAGCCATATCGACACACCTGGACAATTCTGGTTGCAAATGTCTGATAAAGTTGATAAAATTGAAGAAATTCAAGCAGAACTCCAAGCCAATTTTGAATCTTATGCCGATATAGACAACAGAGAAATGGGCACGTTGTGTGCTGCCAAGTACTCCGCTGACGATCAATGGTACCGTGCAGAGATATTAGACGCGGATTCTGATATAACGACAGTCCGGTTTATTGATTATGGCAACACTGATGTACTCGACAACCAGCCAGGCTTGATCAAAGTAATACCAGATAACATGAAGGAAATTGAACGTTATGCAATCAAGGCAAGCGTGAACGCAGTCCCCACTGGTACGGGGCAATGGTCTGAACCGACGTCAGATTACTTCACTCAATTGGTTGGTGACCTTTCCAATCCCGTTGACGCTCTGATTGTTCTCAAAGATGTGACAACGTACGTTGATGTTTATGTCAATGGCCAAAATCTGACAGACCAGTTGGTTTCCGAAGGGCACGCAACTAAATCGGACAAAGATGAATGTGGAGATTTGCCCTCTTGCTTTGCGAGCCATGTCAATTCTCCATCCGAGTTCTGGTTACAGTTAGAATCGGCGACTTTTGAACTTCAAGCCATGGAAGCAGCTATGGTCGATGCCGAAAATTTCCCACCGCTGGAAACTAAGGAAGAGGGAGTCTTATGCGCCGCTTTATACCCTGAAGATGGTGCGTGGTACAGGGCTCAAGTCATCGTTGATGGCTCTGAAGGGACTGAAGTCCTATTCATGGACTACGGCAACGCTTCGATAACAGGTGAGTTGCGAAATCTACCCGACGAGCTGAAAATAAAACCAGCTCTATCCAGAAAATGTGCTCTTCAGAAACCACGAGATATAAAATGGTCGCAAAAATCCGAAGTGAAGTTCAATGAATTGGCGGCAGAAGGTGCTACTATATTTAACGTACAATTTATTGCTTCTGGAGATGTTTCAATCGTGGATTTGTTTCTTGGAGGGAAATCTGTTACTGAAGAACTTCTAGGTTTGTGTGAAGAGCACCCTCTAGTTAGACTTACCCCAGTTGGACAAGATACATGGGCTACTGGAAAGATTTGTTACCTGAATTCATTGAAAGAAATCTACATTCATTTGGATGACTCAGTGACTAATATTGATAAAGTGACGGAAGTACTAGCGGGGGGCGAGGAATTTGAACCCGTTTCTGAATTAAAAGTGGGCTCTATATGTGCCGCATTGTGGACTGAAGATGAACAATGGTATAGGGTGAGAATATTGGAATTTGGTGATGTGGGTGCTCATGTCCAGTTTATTGATTATGGGAATAAAGCAAAATGTGAAAATTTCAGACAGTTACCTGAAGAAATATTAGGATTCGAGCCGCTTGCTAAATGTTGTCGATTATGTTGTGTAGAAGATGCAATGAATGAAGAGACTAAACTAAGAATAGACGACCTAGTAGCTGAACTGACTACTTTCCAAATTGAATTTTTAGACAGCATCACGGATCCTCCTTTAGTTAAGTTACTGATTGACGGAGTAGATATAATTTCAGTATTAAATGACAAACCATGTACAGAGCCACAAGAATCCTGTTATGATGTAGATAATACTGCAGAAGAATCGGGCAGTATTTTCAATGAATTGGAAGCATCAAAATTAAATCTAAATGAAAGTATTTGTAGTATGGAAACTTTTGTAGAAAACAAAACGCTTATTGTGGATATAAAAGATGCATGTCTTGAAAGTGAAATGTACTCACTTGCGCTGGATCATCAAATTTCTAGTGAAACCCTTCTGATATCTGTTGAAGAAGATAAATTAGATGAatcaataaaattagaaaagcAGCTCAGTACAGGTAAAACTAAAGAATTGAACGAGACGCGTACAATAATTGAATCCTGTATTAATGAAATCGCAAAGGAATGTAATATCTCGGCTGATACTGTAGAATCAAAAGATACTATTAAAGAAGAATCAGATGTTAATGTTACAAGAGAATCTCATACCAAACACGACTTTGTAATATTAAAGGACCACTATAGTACCTTAAAACCTGTAGAATCTTACGACGCAGGTAAAACAGAAAAATCTTCTGTACATGAAATTCCAAAACACCATAATGACTCAGCTGATACAGAAAATTCCCaggttattaataaatatgagtCTCATGTGAAAGTCAATAATGACGGTGAAAATGAAAATGCAGTAGAATACCTTGAAAGTGAAATGAATGTATTAGGGCCTGTTCGTGAAACTTCCAGCgaaacttcaaataattttgaGGACACTGTTACTGGTGCAGCTGACAGGAGTCATATATCATTAGAAGAAGAAAACTTAGatgtttcaaaaaaaattgaatatcaGCAGGGCAAAGAAAATTTTGTGGAATCTAACGAGACGGGTAAAATTAAAGAATCCAATATGGTAACTGTAGAAAAATTGCATGTGAGAGTCAATAATGACGTTGAAAATGAAAAGATAACAAAAGATTCAGTAGAATGCCTTGAAAGTGAAATGAATTCATTAGCACCAGTTAGTGAAACTTCTAGCGAAACGCTTAATGAACGAATCGAAAACGTGGAATTAAACGAGACGGGCAAAATAAAAGAATCAAATTCGGTGACCGTAGGAACATTCAAAGTGACCACCTATAATAATGGTGAAAATGAAACGAAAATTAAAGATGCAGTAGAATGCCTGGAGAGTGAAATGAACGCATTTGCGCAGGTTAGTAAAccttctgataattttgatgaTACAGTTACTCGTGCATCTGACGAAGTGGACGAAGAAAACTTAGATCAtgcaataaaattagaaaatcaGCAGGGCAAAGACAATACTGTGGAATCTTATGAGACGGTTAAAATAAAAGATTCAAATACGTTGACCGTAGAAACATCCGATGCGAGAGCCTATAACAACAgtgaaaatgaaaagaaaataaaagatgCAGTAGAGTGCCTTGAAAGTGAAATGAATTCATTTACGCCGGTTAGTAATCCTTCTGATAATTTAGATGACACAATTCCTCGTGCAGCTGACAGGAGGTATATTTCAGTGGTGGAAGAAAACTTAGATGATTCaataaaattagaatatcaGCAGGGCAAAGAAAACATTGTGGAAACTAACGAGACAGGTAAAATTAAAGAATCCAATATAGTTAATAATGATGTTGAAAATGAAAAGATAACAAGAGATTCACTAGAATGTCTTGAAAGTGAAATTTATTCATTAGGACCGGTTAGTGAAACTTCTAGCGAAACTCTTAATAACTTTGATGACACGGGTACTTGTGCAGCTGACAAGAAGCAGATATCACTGCAAGAAGAAAAATTAGATgattcaataaaataa